A genome region from Arthrobacter sp. V1I9 includes the following:
- the fdhD gene encoding formate dehydrogenase accessory sulfurtransferase FdhD, whose protein sequence is MGRVTQRRKVHKYVLDGSPKALEFPVRHREDVLAVEEPLEIRLGQLSFSVTMRTPGDDFDLVAGFLVSEGIIWSSEQLVSLRFCAGEDENGVQTFNVVEVQLRPDVTVPSIGRHIYTSSSCGICGTDSVESVRKSSRYSLADDPLNIDAEVLASLPGLLRKSQRLFEDTGGVHAAGLFKIKDDGGVELLCLREDVGRHNAVDKVVGWALREGLLPLRGTVLQVSGRASFELVQKAALAGIPVLAAVSAPSSLAVELAEASGLTLAGFSRGTSLNIYAGDHRIVRPVAQVPASARP, encoded by the coding sequence ATGGGCCGCGTGACCCAGCGCCGGAAGGTGCACAAGTATGTCCTCGACGGTTCGCCGAAGGCCCTCGAGTTTCCGGTGCGGCACCGTGAGGATGTCCTCGCCGTCGAGGAGCCGTTGGAGATCCGGCTGGGCCAGCTCTCCTTCTCTGTCACCATGCGGACCCCCGGTGACGACTTTGACCTGGTGGCCGGCTTCCTGGTGTCCGAGGGCATCATCTGGAGCTCCGAGCAGCTCGTGTCACTGCGTTTCTGCGCAGGCGAAGATGAAAATGGCGTCCAGACCTTCAACGTGGTGGAAGTCCAGCTGCGGCCTGACGTGACAGTCCCGTCCATCGGCCGCCACATCTACACGTCCAGCTCCTGCGGCATCTGCGGTACTGATTCAGTGGAGTCCGTGCGGAAGTCCTCGCGCTACAGCCTGGCGGACGATCCTCTCAATATCGACGCCGAGGTCCTGGCCTCGCTGCCGGGGCTCCTGCGCAAATCGCAACGGCTCTTTGAGGACACCGGGGGAGTGCACGCTGCCGGCCTGTTCAAGATCAAGGACGACGGCGGCGTGGAGCTTTTGTGCCTCCGCGAGGACGTAGGGCGCCACAACGCCGTGGACAAGGTAGTGGGCTGGGCGCTGCGTGAAGGACTGCTCCCGCTCCGCGGCACCGTCCTCCAGGTCTCAGGGCGGGCGTCCTTTGAACTGGTGCAGAAAGCGGCGCTGGCGGGAATTCCCGTGCTCGCTGCCGTCAGCGCCCCGTCAAGCCTCGCTGTGGAACTTGCGGAAGCCAGCGGCCTGACGCTGGCCGGTTTCAGCCGGGGAACCAGCCTCAATATCTATGCCGGCGACCACCGGATTGTCAGGCCCGTGGCCCAGGTCCCTGCCAGCGCACGTCCCTGA
- a CDS encoding molybdopterin molybdotransferase MoeA, producing MTEEPGEERSSTDLPEAPRHLAHTWEEARLAAFEAATPIPAGPVPLHLALGRRLDQDIVALQDIPHYASSAMDGWAVNGTGPWILAEPGNRLAPHQASPIVTGGLIPPGGKAVLRSESAVLDKDEDGLPVLVTGGSARPGEPRNGQHIRKAGEEALAGDVLVKAGAKLNPAHLALAALAGYDELQVQGKPLVRLLLTGAEVINQGVPVPGKVRDTFGPQLPAVVDMLGGIAGEQQRIGDSYDEWLTGLEDVVPEAPGAPDLPADVVITTGGTGRSGTDHLRRAVAELGGRLVIDGIAMRPGHPAVLAELPDGRFVLGLPGNPLAAMMALVTVGAPLLSALGHGSLPEVQEVSCGSMIEPDPGRTRLMPFRLLYGMASPARHTGPGMMRGLASADGVMVVPPHGVQLGELVPAVALPWGPPIPSAAESAGKAKPRSAARPGRTAPKAAASGPVDWSALLG from the coding sequence ATGACCGAGGAGCCCGGGGAAGAACGGAGTTCAACCGACCTGCCGGAGGCGCCGCGGCACCTGGCCCACACCTGGGAGGAGGCCCGGCTGGCCGCTTTCGAGGCGGCCACGCCAATTCCTGCCGGTCCTGTTCCCCTGCATCTGGCGCTCGGGCGCAGGCTGGACCAGGACATCGTGGCACTGCAGGACATACCCCACTACGCCTCCTCTGCCATGGACGGCTGGGCGGTCAACGGGACCGGGCCATGGATCCTGGCGGAACCCGGGAACAGGCTGGCGCCGCACCAGGCGAGCCCCATCGTTACCGGCGGGCTGATTCCGCCGGGCGGAAAAGCGGTGCTGCGCAGCGAGAGCGCTGTGCTGGACAAGGACGAGGACGGCTTGCCTGTCCTGGTTACCGGAGGGAGCGCCCGGCCCGGCGAGCCGCGCAACGGCCAGCACATCCGCAAAGCCGGGGAGGAAGCCCTGGCAGGTGACGTGCTGGTCAAGGCAGGAGCGAAGCTCAATCCTGCCCATCTCGCATTGGCTGCCCTGGCCGGCTACGACGAGCTGCAGGTCCAGGGCAAACCCCTGGTCCGGCTGCTGCTCACCGGCGCCGAAGTTATCAACCAGGGCGTGCCCGTCCCCGGTAAGGTGCGGGACACTTTCGGTCCACAACTGCCGGCAGTCGTGGACATGCTGGGAGGAATAGCAGGGGAACAGCAGAGGATCGGGGACTCCTATGACGAGTGGCTGACCGGCCTGGAAGACGTTGTGCCTGAGGCGCCCGGGGCTCCGGACCTGCCAGCCGACGTCGTCATCACCACGGGCGGGACGGGTCGCTCAGGTACGGATCATCTCCGCCGGGCAGTGGCAGAACTGGGCGGGCGGCTCGTCATCGACGGGATCGCCATGCGACCCGGGCACCCGGCTGTCCTGGCGGAACTGCCGGACGGCCGTTTTGTACTCGGCCTGCCAGGAAATCCGCTCGCCGCGATGATGGCGCTGGTCACCGTAGGCGCACCGCTGCTTTCCGCGTTGGGCCACGGCAGCCTGCCTGAGGTCCAGGAAGTGTCCTGCGGAAGCATGATCGAACCAGACCCCGGGCGCACGCGACTGATGCCGTTCCGGCTCCTCTACGGCATGGCATCTCCGGCCCGGCACACCGGCCCGGGCATGATGCGCGGGCTGGCGTCGGCCGACGGTGTTATGGTGGTGCCGCCGCACGGCGTCCAGCTCGGCGAGCTGGTGCCGGCCGTTGCCTTGCCCTGGGGGCCACCCATCCCGTCCGCTGCTGAATCTGCCGGCAAAGCAAAGCCGAGGAGCGCCGCGCGGCCGGGCAGGACGGCTCCCAAGGCGGCCGCCAGCGGCCCCGTGGACTGGAGCGCGCTTCTTGGCTGA
- a CDS encoding DUF6457 domain-containing protein has product MKSQDETLEEWCRSLLQAYELEDVQVDVNAILALAGVAAHSVVRPAAPLTTFIAGYAAGLASAAGRSTDAASMEGALAVARSLAADYDAEAAGTPGE; this is encoded by the coding sequence GTGAAAAGCCAGGATGAGACGCTGGAAGAATGGTGCAGGTCCCTGCTCCAGGCCTATGAGCTTGAGGACGTCCAGGTGGACGTCAATGCCATCCTCGCCCTCGCCGGTGTAGCGGCCCACTCCGTTGTACGGCCGGCGGCGCCACTGACAACTTTCATCGCCGGGTACGCCGCAGGCCTTGCCTCAGCGGCCGGACGCAGCACAGATGCCGCTTCGATGGAAGGCGCCCTGGCCGTGGCACGTTCCCTGGCTGCCGACTACGATGCTGAAGCCGCCGGGACTCCCGGCGAATGA
- a CDS encoding molybdenum cofactor guanylyltransferase translates to MEQNRLDFDAVILAGGRSSRLGGVPKQGLVFEGATLLQQSLAAASGAFRTVVVGPDASALPAGVLSCREQPEFAGPAAAVAAGLAVLAQAGNESAYTLVLACDMPRISAAVEVLTEALESREFQVDGLMACGEDRRPQRLAGFYRTDKLKRAAEELASQDTLINGSMRALLASLDLQLVTVPTGSTDDVDTWDDAAALGVDAGIRDEFQDRRGSS, encoded by the coding sequence GTGGAGCAAAACCGGTTGGACTTCGACGCCGTGATCCTGGCCGGCGGCCGGTCATCCAGGCTGGGCGGGGTGCCCAAGCAAGGGCTGGTCTTTGAAGGCGCCACCCTCCTGCAGCAGTCGCTTGCCGCGGCCTCCGGGGCGTTCCGCACAGTAGTGGTGGGTCCGGACGCCAGCGCTCTCCCGGCAGGTGTGCTCTCCTGCCGTGAGCAGCCGGAATTTGCAGGACCCGCCGCGGCTGTGGCTGCTGGCCTGGCGGTTCTGGCCCAGGCCGGAAACGAAAGTGCGTACACCCTGGTACTGGCCTGTGACATGCCCCGGATCTCGGCTGCCGTGGAGGTGCTGACGGAGGCACTGGAATCGCGGGAGTTCCAAGTTGACGGACTCATGGCCTGCGGCGAAGACCGCAGGCCCCAACGGCTGGCCGGGTTTTACCGCACAGACAAGTTAAAAAGGGCGGCCGAGGAACTGGCGTCGCAGGACACCTTAATCAACGGCTCCATGCGTGCACTCCTTGCTAGTCTGGACCTGCAGCTTGTCACCGTCCCCACCGGTTCCACGGATGATGTGGATACCTGGGATGATGCCGCCGCACTAGGAGTTGACGCCGGGATCCGGGACGAGTTCCAGGACCGGCGCGGCAGCAGTTGA